The window CATCGTAACAGCTGCACCTACGACGACAAGGTAGACACCCGCATCAAAAATCATCGCTGTATGAAGGGAAGTTGTTCCGAACAACGGCAACGTAAAATCATCGAAAGCGTGTGTGAAGAACGGAACGTTAAAAAAGATTGAGCCTGCAGCTGTTCCTAGTGAAAGCAATAAGCCGATACCTGTCACAATTGTAAAGTTGAAAGGCAAAGCTTGTTGCACCGTTTTTAAATCGAAGGCGAGCAGGAGAAGAACAATTGCTCCAGTTGTAAGCAGCCCACCAACAAATCCGCCTCCGGGTGTATAGTGTCCTGCAAAGAAAATA of the Sporosarcina sp. FSL K6-1508 genome contains:
- a CDS encoding Na(+)/H(+) antiporter subunit B, translating into MKTNDVILQTTTKIVFFIIFLFSIHIFFAGHYTPGGGFVGGLLTTGAIVLLLLAFDLKTVQQALPFNFTIVTGIGLLLSLGTAAGSIFFNVPFFTHAFDDFTLPLFGTTSLHTAMIFDAGVYLVVVGAAVTMIQTIGGDA